The following proteins are encoded in a genomic region of Deltaproteobacteria bacterium:
- a CDS encoding arginine decarboxylase, pyruvoyl-dependent yields MRIKALTSAKPKKIKNSGQFDNAWLVPKKVFFTKGIGRHKAKLQSFELALRDAGIEKCNLVYVSSIFPPNCKIIPFEEGIQELLPGQITFCVLAKISSNEPERLMGASIGLAVPADEYHYGYLSEHSAFGENEKVMGDFAEDLASTMLATTLGIDFDPQKDYDERREIYRMSGKIVDTFSTTCVTRADGIWTTVVVAAVFLL; encoded by the coding sequence ATGAGGATCAAAGCCTTGACTAGCGCTAAACCGAAAAAAATAAAGAATTCTGGCCAGTTTGATAACGCCTGGCTGGTTCCTAAAAAGGTCTTTTTTACCAAGGGGATCGGGAGACACAAAGCTAAATTGCAATCTTTCGAATTGGCTTTAAGGGATGCCGGAATCGAAAAATGCAACCTGGTCTATGTTTCTTCTATTTTCCCTCCCAACTGTAAAATCATTCCTTTTGAAGAAGGGATCCAAGAACTTTTACCAGGGCAAATCACCTTCTGCGTCCTGGCCAAGATCAGTTCCAATGAGCCGGAACGGCTGATGGGGGCTTCCATAGGTCTGGCCGTTCCCGCCGATGAATACCATTATGGATATTTGTCCGAACATTCGGCCTTCGGGGAGAACGAGAAAGTCATGGGGGATTTTGCCGAAGATTTAGCCTCCACCATGCTGGCTACCACCCTGGGAATCGATTTCGATCCCCAGAAGGACTACGATGAACGGCGGGAAATCTACCGGATGAGCGGCAAAATAGTAGATACCTTTTCGACGACCTGCGTGACCCGGGCGGATGGTATTTGGACCACAGTGGTGGTGGCCGCAGTATTTTTGCTTTGA
- a CDS encoding phosphoglycerate kinase has translation MTHHTLDPHLQVIQQADLEDRIVLLRVDHNVVKKGIIRDPYRIEQTFGTLYNIVERGGRPILMTHVGRPRDKKTGTISCSPDSGVDPIVRYLEQKLHTNFFVPDFPIAGSKGITHIDTSVNLAIKDLRNRKIGGIYLPNTRWFQGEESQGPEREAFAKQLAGLADVFVNDAFGSWQAHASTYEIARYLPAYAGFLMQKEIANLDRVLKPERPFLAVVAGAKYDTKIGPLNKIYEKVDHLILGGVIYNTYLAAKWGVEIAGVSEKDVQTARELVALDEKANKIVELPLVIESETMEGPFEGKIRTLNIRNFKAGDRYGYLLDIASPSFEDPEVRKVLSQAKTIFVNAVMGYTPYFTEGSKALDQTIDQNQTAYKMYGGGDTLQEFKDLNPGLYLSVIDNTQYYFFTGGGTVLTAIEEGTPYRLKPIQALMQGARLDGEG, from the coding sequence ATGACCCATCATACCCTGGACCCGCATCTCCAGGTCATCCAGCAGGCTGACCTGGAAGACAGAATCGTCCTTCTCCGGGTGGATCATAATGTCGTTAAAAAAGGGATCATTCGAGATCCTTACCGGATCGAGCAAACCTTCGGCACCCTTTACAATATCGTTGAAAGGGGTGGTCGGCCGATCCTGATGACCCATGTGGGGCGCCCCCGAGACAAAAAGACCGGGACCATTTCCTGTTCTCCTGACAGCGGGGTGGATCCTATTGTCCGTTATCTAGAACAGAAGTTGCATACCAATTTTTTTGTCCCGGATTTTCCAATCGCCGGTTCCAAGGGGATCACCCATATAGACACCTCGGTCAACCTGGCCATCAAGGATCTCCGAAACCGCAAAATAGGCGGCATATATCTCCCCAACACCCGGTGGTTTCAGGGAGAAGAGAGTCAGGGGCCGGAACGGGAGGCCTTTGCCAAGCAATTAGCCGGACTGGCCGATGTCTTTGTCAACGATGCCTTCGGCTCCTGGCAGGCCCATGCCTCCACCTATGAGATTGCCAGGTATTTGCCAGCCTATGCCGGCTTCCTGATGCAAAAGGAAATTGCCAACCTGGACCGGGTCTTAAAACCGGAGCGCCCTTTTTTAGCGGTAGTGGCCGGGGCCAAGTATGACACCAAAATAGGCCCCCTGAATAAAATTTATGAAAAGGTGGACCATCTGATCTTAGGCGGCGTGATTTATAATACCTATCTGGCCGCCAAATGGGGGGTGGAGATCGCCGGGGTCTCGGAAAAGGATGTGCAGACCGCCAGGGAGTTGGTGGCCCTGGATGAAAAGGCCAATAAAATTGTTGAACTTCCCCTGGTAATCGAATCAGAAACCATGGAAGGACCCTTTGAAGGAAAAATTCGAACCCTTAATATCAGGAATTTCAAGGCCGGGGATCGTTATGGCTATCTTTTGGATATCGCCTCCCCTTCTTTTGAGGATCCCGAGGTCAGGAAGGTGCTCTCTCAAGCCAAAACGATATTTGTCAATGCCGTCATGGGCTACACCCCTTATTTTACCGAAGGGTCCAAGGCCCTGGACCAGACTATTGATCAAAACCAGACAGCCTATAAAATGTACGGTGGCGGCGACACTCTCCAGGAATTCAAAGACCTGAACCCCGGCCTCTACTTGAGCGTTATCGACAACACCCAATATTATTTCTTCACCGGCGGCGGGACGGTTCTGACCGCCATAGAGGAGGGGACCCCCTATCGATTAAAACCCATTCAGGCCCTGATGCAGGGTGCGAGGCTCGATGGGGAAGGCTGA
- a CDS encoding tetratricopeptide repeat protein, protein MKTAPKGKFVEEARFGLAESLFGQKDYEEAILTYQKLIKAYPKSKFVPPALYKQALSFISLKDTGSARLLLEKIVKSYPKSSQAKLAQKKLKSL, encoded by the coding sequence TTGAAAACAGCCCCCAAAGGAAAATTTGTGGAAGAGGCCCGGTTCGGATTGGCCGAATCGCTTTTTGGGCAAAAGGACTATGAAGAGGCCATCCTGACCTATCAAAAATTGATTAAGGCTTATCCTAAAAGTAAATTTGTCCCTCCAGCCCTATATAAGCAGGCCCTGTCATTTATCAGCCTTAAGGATACCGGTAGCGCCAGACTCCTCCTGGAAAAAATCGTTAAAAGCTATCCTAAGTCGAGTCAGGCCAAGCTGGCCCAGAAGAAATTGAAGTCCCTTTAA
- the pal gene encoding peptidoglycan-associated lipoprotein Pal: MAKQTALGILILVFFISGLFLFSCGKKEIKSEGIVSTPPAATEKEAEKAKKQVRIKEQGPTDQELKERALKEEEARRLKEAAEKARFETDDIYFEFDQYLLSDTAKQAINKKAKWLKSYPLAKVQIEGHCDERGSAEYNLALGQKRADAAMQYLVSLGISANRVSTISFGKEKPLDPNHTEAAWAKNRRAHFVLK; encoded by the coding sequence ATGGCAAAACAAACCGCTCTTGGAATATTGATCCTGGTTTTTTTCATTTCCGGCCTCTTTCTTTTTTCTTGCGGCAAAAAGGAAATAAAAAGTGAAGGCATTGTTTCAACACCCCCGGCCGCCACGGAAAAGGAGGCGGAAAAGGCCAAAAAACAGGTGCGTATTAAAGAACAGGGACCAACCGATCAGGAATTGAAAGAAAGGGCCCTGAAAGAAGAAGAGGCCAGGCGTTTGAAGGAAGCGGCTGAGAAGGCCCGCTTTGAAACGGATGACATCTATTTTGAATTCGATCAATACCTCCTCTCCGATACGGCCAAACAGGCCATAAACAAAAAAGCCAAATGGCTAAAGAGCTATCCTTTAGCCAAGGTTCAGATCGAAGGCCACTGCGATGAGAGAGGAAGCGCCGAATACAACCTGGCCCTGGGACAGAAAAGAGCCGATGCGGCCATGCAGTACCTGGTGTCCCTGGGTATCAGCGCCAATCGCGTTTCAACCATTAGTTTTGGCAAGGAAAAACCTTTGGATCCGAATCATACCGAAGCGGCCTGGGCCAAGAATCGCCGGGCCCATTTTGTACTAAAATAG
- a CDS encoding 3-hydroxyacyl-CoA dehydrogenase family protein codes for MTVNDIKNVCVVGAGNMGHQISLLCALHGYKTTCTDVVPEILKKAEKFVDTYLPGRVAKGKLTQEQADAARKNISFTLDLKEAAKDADFVIEAAIEVLDIKRKVFSDLDQFAPSHAILATNSSALVSSLIADATKRPDKVVNMHFFNPALVMKLVEVVKGPHVSDETATVTMALCEKLEKVPVLINKEVEGFLLNRIFKVISREALWMLEMGIATAEDIDKACVYGAGHPMGPFRLMDLTGIDLAYIMSVERFKKSGDFADLPAPSIVEKYVKGNYGEKSGKGWYDYSKK; via the coding sequence ATGACCGTCAATGACATTAAAAATGTTTGTGTAGTGGGGGCCGGTAACATGGGCCACCAGATTTCCCTTCTTTGCGCCCTCCATGGGTATAAGACCACCTGTACCGACGTGGTTCCGGAAATTTTAAAGAAGGCCGAAAAATTTGTCGATACCTATTTGCCCGGAAGGGTTGCCAAGGGGAAATTGACTCAGGAACAGGCCGATGCAGCCCGCAAGAATATTTCCTTCACCCTCGATTTGAAAGAGGCGGCCAAAGACGCCGACTTTGTCATCGAAGCAGCCATCGAAGTCCTCGACATCAAAAGAAAGGTCTTTTCCGACCTTGATCAATTCGCCCCTTCCCATGCCATTCTGGCCACCAACAGCTCGGCCCTGGTGAGTTCCTTGATTGCCGACGCCACCAAACGGCCTGATAAAGTCGTCAACATGCACTTCTTCAACCCGGCCCTGGTAATGAAACTGGTGGAAGTGGTCAAAGGCCCCCATGTTTCGGATGAAACCGCCACGGTGACTATGGCACTATGTGAGAAATTGGAAAAGGTGCCGGTGCTGATCAATAAGGAAGTGGAAGGGTTTCTGCTGAACCGGATTTTCAAGGTCATCAGCCGGGAGGCCCTCTGGATGCTGGAGATGGGCATCGCCACGGCTGAAGACATCGACAAGGCCTGTGTTTACGGGGCCGGCCATCCTATGGGTCCCTTCCGGCTGATGGACCTGACCGGCATTGACCTGGCCTATATCATGTCCGTGGAACGGTTTAAGAAATCCGGTGATTTTGCCGACCTTCCCGCTCCGAGCATTGTGGAAAAATATGTTAAGGGAAACTATGGGGAGAAGTCCGGAAAAGGGTGGTACGATTACTCCAAGAAGTAA
- the tolR gene encoding protein TolR, giving the protein MDVGGGDRKLMSEINVTPLVDVMLVLLIIFMVAAPMMMQGTDVQLPQTQSKPIQSQEERLVITLNKKQEIYINEYRVSREELQEKLKILYQNKKEGEVFLRADRSLPYGFVVRIMSDIKNAGVEKLGMVTEPGEEKK; this is encoded by the coding sequence ATGGATGTCGGCGGCGGTGACAGAAAATTAATGTCGGAGATCAATGTGACACCTTTGGTGGATGTCATGCTGGTCCTCCTGATCATTTTTATGGTGGCTGCCCCGATGATGATGCAGGGTACGGATGTACAGCTCCCTCAAACCCAATCCAAACCGATCCAATCCCAGGAAGAACGTCTGGTAATTACCCTGAATAAAAAACAGGAAATCTACATTAATGAATACCGGGTCAGCCGGGAGGAACTCCAGGAAAAACTAAAGATCCTTTACCAAAACAAAAAAGAAGGAGAGGTTTTCTTGAGGGCCGACCGAAGTCTCCCCTATGGTTTTGTAGTCCGGATCATGAGCGATATTAAAAATGCCGGTGTAGAAAAATTGGGCATGGTCACTGAACCTGGGGAAGAAAAAAAATGA
- a CDS encoding branched-chain amino acid ABC transporter permease — translation MNLFLQYAISGLSIGSLYALVALGVVLIYRSTRILNFAHGDMATAGTFFAFMILGWNQSFSLAFFLALLFGGLLAMGFYFAILIPAQRRDATLLGQTILTVGLGLIFQGLISYTWGTEPQSFPFPLSDTKVYKLGETVVSQLSLGAMAVGLLGSALLYLLVQRTRLGLAMRATSENLPAAQTLGIPTRSILSLSWGLAAFLGVLAGLFLAPALLLDPFFMLDPFLKGFAAAVLGGLNSLPGAIVGGLLLGLAESLAGNYITVAFKNTLAFLVIIVILLIRPEGLLGTEFKERV, via the coding sequence ATGAACTTATTTCTGCAATATGCCATTTCCGGTCTGTCCATCGGCAGTTTGTATGCCCTGGTTGCTTTGGGTGTAGTCCTTATCTACCGCTCCACCCGGATCTTAAATTTCGCCCATGGCGATATGGCCACTGCCGGAACCTTCTTCGCCTTCATGATTTTAGGTTGGAACCAATCCTTCAGCCTGGCCTTTTTTCTGGCCCTCCTTTTCGGCGGTTTACTCGCCATGGGTTTTTATTTTGCCATCCTCATTCCGGCTCAGCGGCGGGATGCCACCTTGTTAGGGCAAACGATCTTAACCGTAGGGTTGGGATTGATCTTTCAAGGACTTATTTCTTATACCTGGGGTACAGAGCCGCAATCTTTTCCTTTCCCCCTCTCGGACACTAAGGTCTATAAGCTTGGGGAAACGGTGGTCAGCCAGCTCTCGCTGGGGGCCATGGCCGTCGGCCTTTTGGGGAGCGCATTACTTTATCTTTTGGTTCAGCGAACCCGTCTGGGGCTGGCCATGCGGGCCACATCGGAAAACCTGCCGGCGGCTCAGACCCTTGGTATACCGACCCGCAGTATCCTTTCTCTTTCCTGGGGACTGGCCGCCTTCCTGGGGGTCCTGGCCGGTCTCTTCCTGGCTCCGGCCCTGCTGCTGGATCCCTTCTTCATGCTCGATCCCTTTCTGAAGGGATTTGCAGCCGCCGTATTGGGAGGGTTGAACAGCCTCCCCGGGGCCATCGTAGGCGGCCTCCTGTTGGGACTGGCTGAAAGTCTGGCCGGCAACTATATCACCGTGGCTTTCAAGAATACCCTGGCTTTCCTGGTGATTATTGTTATATTATTAATACGGCCGGAGGGACTCCTGGGAACGGAGTTCAAAGAACGGGTTTAA
- the tolB gene encoding Tol-Pal system beta propeller repeat protein TolB, with the protein MIKRTSKNYRMVGLLALILLVTWATPSFLYALVYLDIDSPAMKKIPIVIPDFKNPGAQEPSIGSSAAALLIHDLDFTGYFQLLDPRGFLGNPDEQESIDFKAWTLTGADLLVKGSYRVEGTQLRLELRLYDLLKGRQLLGREYTTSNREFKKPIHRFAEEILFLLTGERGLFQTRIAFISTTNGKKDIYSAEFDGSNSQRLTRFNSITLTPRWSPRGNEIAYTSYKDGGPAVYLLHLPGMQSTRISSRPGVNITPAWSPDGESLAVALNHQGNSEIIQLNRSGAAIQKLTKSWGIDVSPSFSPDGKQLAFVSNRSGSPQIYLLTIGSQEVRRLTFQGRYNVGPVWSPKGNLIAYAGQMGGQFHIFTISPAGGEPQRLTALGNNESPDFSPDGRMILFSSNRHGRSAIYAMNSNGANQRRITFMAGEQFSPSWCLKKFDE; encoded by the coding sequence ATGATCAAACGGACTTCAAAAAATTACCGGATGGTTGGCCTGTTGGCCCTGATCCTGCTGGTTACCTGGGCCACCCCTTCTTTTCTTTATGCCCTGGTTTATCTCGACATCGATTCCCCGGCCATGAAAAAGATCCCGATCGTGATCCCGGATTTTAAAAATCCGGGGGCTCAGGAGCCCTCGATAGGCAGTAGTGCAGCCGCCCTTCTGATACACGATCTTGATTTTACAGGATATTTTCAACTATTAGATCCGAGAGGGTTTTTGGGAAATCCCGACGAGCAAGAATCCATAGACTTTAAGGCCTGGACTTTAACCGGTGCTGACCTCTTGGTCAAAGGATCTTATCGGGTGGAAGGAACCCAACTCCGTCTGGAATTGCGCTTGTACGACCTTCTTAAGGGCCGCCAGTTATTGGGAAGAGAATACACTACCTCCAACCGGGAATTTAAGAAGCCGATCCATCGTTTTGCCGAAGAGATCCTTTTTCTCCTGACCGGAGAACGGGGATTATTCCAAACCAGGATTGCTTTTATTTCCACTACTAACGGGAAAAAAGACATCTATTCGGCCGAATTTGATGGCAGCAACTCCCAGCGATTAACCCGATTCAACTCCATTACGCTGACGCCTCGTTGGTCCCCGCGGGGGAATGAGATCGCCTATACCTCTTACAAAGACGGGGGACCGGCCGTCTATCTGCTTCATCTCCCTGGAATGCAATCCACCAGGATCTCCAGTCGGCCAGGGGTCAATATTACCCCGGCCTGGTCCCCGGATGGGGAATCCCTGGCCGTTGCCTTGAACCATCAGGGCAATTCTGAAATCATACAGTTGAACCGCAGCGGGGCCGCCATCCAGAAATTGACCAAAAGCTGGGGGATTGATGTTTCACCGAGCTTTTCCCCGGATGGAAAACAATTGGCCTTCGTTTCCAACCGCTCCGGAAGTCCTCAGATTTATCTGTTAACTATCGGTTCCCAGGAAGTCCGGCGCCTGACGTTTCAGGGCCGTTATAACGTGGGTCCGGTCTGGTCCCCCAAGGGTAACCTGATCGCTTATGCCGGCCAGATGGGGGGGCAATTTCATATATTTACCATTTCACCGGCCGGAGGTGAACCCCAACGGCTCACCGCGTTAGGAAACAATGAATCCCCGGATTTCTCCCCTGATGGCCGGATGATACTTTTCAGTTCCAATCGCCATGGCCGGTCGGCCATCTATGCCATGAATTCCAATGGGGCCAATCAACGGCGGATCACATTTATGGCCGGGGAACAATTCAGTCCTTCCTGGTGCCTGAAAAAATTTGATGAGTAA
- a CDS encoding ribonuclease H-like domain-containing protein, translating into MLDHTFIHIAGIGPKTEKQLWDQGVLTWTDFLNHENPIFSPDRDDLIRRELEISSEHRDDLLFFVDRLRPADLWRVFESFQDQAVFLDIETSGGYQDMDEITVIGLYDGRKVQTFVNGRNLEEFEQAIASYSLVITFNGSCFDLPILRRWFRNLTLPPAHIDLRFLLKKLGLRGGLKSIERQLGLSRDPSVEGLNGFDAVLLWKAYQWGDPSALERLIRYNTMDIVQLKPLMELGARELKERLLSGQVQ; encoded by the coding sequence TTGTTAGATCATACCTTTATCCATATAGCGGGCATCGGACCCAAGACTGAAAAGCAGTTGTGGGATCAAGGGGTCCTGACCTGGACCGATTTTTTAAACCATGAAAATCCGATCTTCTCACCGGATCGGGATGACCTGATCAGACGAGAGCTGGAGATTTCTTCGGAACATCGCGATGACCTCCTTTTTTTTGTAGATCGCCTTCGGCCGGCCGACCTCTGGCGGGTTTTTGAATCCTTCCAGGACCAGGCTGTTTTTTTAGACATAGAGACCAGCGGGGGTTACCAGGATATGGATGAGATCACGGTCATCGGCCTCTATGACGGCCGAAAGGTCCAGACCTTCGTTAATGGCCGGAATTTAGAGGAGTTTGAGCAGGCCATTGCCTCTTATTCCCTGGTCATCACTTTTAACGGGTCTTGTTTCGACCTGCCTATTCTCAGGAGGTGGTTCCGGAATCTCACCCTTCCCCCGGCTCATATCGATCTGCGCTTTCTCTTGAAAAAATTAGGACTGCGGGGAGGCTTGAAGTCCATTGAAAGGCAATTGGGTTTGTCCCGGGACCCTTCTGTGGAAGGGCTGAATGGTTTTGATGCCGTGTTGCTTTGGAAGGCCTACCAATGGGGAGACCCATCGGCTCTGGAGCGTTTGATACGCTATAACACCATGGACATCGTCCAGCTCAAACCCTTAATGGAATTGGGTGCCAGGGAATTAAAAGAAAGACTTTTATCCGGGCAGGTTCAATAA
- a CDS encoding TonB family protein → MTFSEFSSWKGPSREGQWMKMVFISLGVHLLVLALFLNVFPRGGVRRNLEPTYTVNLVAPPGGGPAGQAKAEEPTATPSPPVAPKPIPLPKPVLKQEPDLKEERSKTLEKALEQLKKKVQQEKSLENAMSQLEKKAQQEKSLENALRGLEKKVKAEQSLDKALTRLENKKGSAQTGPGTGLGGPGTISSSVPGGQDGLGIQFQLFHAALRSRIKNNWGLPEGLLKRNDISAELMVRIGRTGRIEDFRFERKSGIEAFDQEVLRTLKKSDPLPPIPAGYPKNSYEVILTFHSKELSGN, encoded by the coding sequence ATGACCTTCTCCGAGTTTTCTTCCTGGAAAGGGCCTTCGAGAGAAGGGCAGTGGATGAAGATGGTCTTCATTTCCCTTGGCGTCCATCTTCTGGTCCTGGCCCTCTTCCTGAATGTTTTTCCCAGGGGGGGCGTGCGAAGAAATTTAGAGCCAACCTATACCGTTAACCTGGTTGCTCCTCCTGGAGGAGGACCGGCAGGCCAGGCGAAAGCAGAAGAACCCACGGCCACCCCTTCCCCGCCTGTGGCCCCCAAACCCATCCCTTTGCCCAAGCCGGTTTTAAAACAAGAACCGGACCTCAAGGAAGAACGTTCCAAGACCTTGGAAAAGGCACTGGAACAATTAAAAAAAAAGGTCCAGCAGGAGAAGTCTCTGGAAAACGCTATGAGCCAGTTGGAAAAAAAGGCGCAACAGGAGAAATCCCTGGAAAATGCCTTGAGAGGTTTGGAAAAAAAGGTTAAAGCGGAACAGTCATTGGATAAGGCCTTGACGCGTTTGGAAAATAAAAAAGGCTCGGCCCAGACCGGGCCGGGGACAGGTCTCGGCGGACCCGGGACGATCTCCTCTTCCGTTCCAGGAGGCCAGGATGGGTTGGGCATTCAATTCCAACTGTTTCATGCCGCCTTGCGGAGTCGCATTAAAAATAACTGGGGCTTGCCCGAAGGACTGTTAAAAAGAAACGATATCTCGGCCGAGCTCATGGTTCGAATCGGTCGAACCGGTCGAATCGAGGACTTCCGTTTCGAGCGAAAATCAGGTATAGAGGCCTTCGACCAGGAAGTCCTGCGCACCTTAAAAAAATCCGATCCCCTACCGCCTATTCCGGCCGGGTATCCTAAAAATAGTTATGAGGTGATTTTAACCTTTCATTCCAAAGAGCTGTCTGGAAATTAA
- a CDS encoding deoxyhypusine synthase family protein: MSEFKRRSWHDPHDGTQDGLTPLKSLDIKEIDDFSSLLTGMAQTAFGGRSLGEAQDIFHEMVSDPHCLKVGTFSGAMSVAKMGLLICDMIDWGWLDIIISTGALMAHGLIESVGLLHYKSPPSRSDAYFYDAGYNRIYDTLEMEKNLNHIEEIISRVLDRIDLEEAPLSSEIFCREVGKYLAEITDQPGILRNAYLKGVPVYIPAFTDSELGLDMATSLVRKILDSKKAATPAEALGKMIFNFNPFFDLGSYTQHIIKASKLGIFTIGGGVPRNWAQQVGPFLEILQYRLKEEIPLKRFSYGVRICPEPAHWGGLSGCTYSEGVSWGKFASPEEGGRYAEVLCDATIAWPILMAGVRHKILKEKESPVK, translated from the coding sequence ATGTCTGAATTTAAAAGGCGGTCTTGGCACGATCCGCATGACGGGACCCAGGATGGACTGACTCCCCTTAAAAGTCTCGATATCAAAGAGATTGATGATTTTAGCTCCTTATTAACAGGCATGGCTCAAACGGCTTTTGGAGGGCGTTCTCTGGGAGAAGCCCAGGACATATTTCATGAAATGGTCTCCGATCCCCATTGCCTTAAGGTCGGAACCTTCTCCGGAGCCATGTCGGTCGCCAAGATGGGCCTTCTGATCTGCGATATGATCGATTGGGGATGGCTGGATATCATCATTTCAACCGGGGCCTTGATGGCCCATGGTTTGATTGAATCGGTGGGTTTACTCCATTACAAAAGTCCCCCTTCCCGATCGGATGCTTATTTTTATGACGCCGGCTATAACCGGATCTATGATACCCTGGAAATGGAAAAGAACCTCAATCATATAGAGGAAATCATCTCACGGGTTTTAGACCGAATCGATTTGGAAGAGGCCCCTTTGTCCTCCGAAATCTTTTGCCGGGAGGTCGGAAAATATTTAGCTGAAATTACCGATCAACCCGGTATCCTGAGAAATGCTTACTTAAAAGGGGTCCCGGTCTATATCCCGGCCTTCACTGATTCTGAGTTGGGCCTGGATATGGCCACCAGTTTAGTCCGAAAGATTTTGGATTCAAAAAAGGCCGCCACTCCGGCTGAAGCCTTAGGCAAAATGATATTTAATTTTAATCCGTTTTTTGATCTCGGGTCCTATACACAGCACATTATTAAGGCTTCCAAACTGGGGATATTCACGATCGGCGGTGGGGTCCCAAGAAACTGGGCCCAACAGGTCGGGCCTTTTCTGGAAATTCTCCAATACCGTTTGAAGGAAGAAATCCCCCTGAAACGGTTCTCTTACGGGGTTCGTATTTGTCCCGAACCGGCCCATTGGGGAGGTTTAAGCGGCTGCACTTATTCGGAAGGGGTTTCCTGGGGGAAATTTGCCTCCCCGGAAGAAGGCGGGCGTTATGCCGAGGTTTTGTGCGATGCCACGATTGCCTGGCCTATCCTGATGGCCGGGGTGCGACATAAGATCCTCAAAGAAAAGGAAAGCCCGGTCAAATGA
- a CDS encoding DsbC family protein: MILEKRMGRLGRLFIFVTVLGGLLGLDLMVFPFPVKAQCPSSEKLLPAIRKTFPKLQFEIGKVSPAEAGLCQIPLKIGGQIHLLYSDSRGDFLLAGSLFEAKSGKNLTQETLQLLNRLTPEEMRQVESLTAFTMGQGKKVVYLATDPQCSFCKQAEALLKKVMEKEGFQVHFLLFPLDIHKGAREQSIAILCDQKGVEGLEGNYQSDHQCAEGIKKVDGTIAFMKKKGISSTPTFIFSDGIYMSGVIPEEELRRRLGLTKPLK, translated from the coding sequence ATGATTTTAGAGAAACGGATGGGACGTTTAGGGCGGTTATTCATATTTGTAACGGTTTTGGGGGGCCTGCTTGGCCTCGATCTGATGGTTTTCCCTTTCCCGGTTAAGGCCCAATGTCCATCTTCCGAAAAACTTCTCCCCGCCATCAGAAAAACCTTCCCGAAATTACAGTTCGAAATAGGAAAGGTCAGTCCGGCCGAAGCCGGACTCTGCCAGATACCCCTAAAAATAGGGGGCCAGATCCACCTTCTTTATTCTGATTCCCGGGGAGATTTCCTGCTGGCCGGTAGTCTCTTCGAAGCAAAGAGCGGGAAGAACCTGACCCAGGAAACCCTTCAATTGTTGAACCGGCTCACTCCCGAGGAAATGCGTCAGGTAGAATCGCTCACGGCCTTTACCATGGGACAGGGGAAAAAGGTGGTTTATCTGGCCACCGATCCCCAATGCTCCTTTTGCAAACAGGCCGAGGCCCTTTTAAAGAAGGTGATGGAAAAAGAAGGATTTCAGGTCCATTTTCTCCTTTTTCCTTTGGATATTCACAAAGGGGCCCGGGAGCAATCCATTGCTATCCTTTGCGACCAAAAAGGAGTCGAAGGATTAGAGGGGAATTATCAATCGGACCACCAATGTGCCGAGGGGATCAAAAAGGTGGATGGTACGATCGCCTTCATGAAGAAAAAAGGGATTTCTTCAACCCCGACTTTTATTTTCAGTGATGGGATTTATATGTCCGGGGTAATCCCCGAAGAGGAATTGCGAAGGCGATTAGGCTTGACCAAGCCCTTGAAATAA
- the tolQ gene encoding protein TolQ, translating to MVLNAGAMVKLVLFLLLAFSILSWAIIFMKYRIIHRARKETNLFQEIFWKSKSLAVAYSESKNLRYSPVAEVFRVGYQELGRLYKMQQESEENAQRESTDILSTNLVRFENIPRALRAAMNSQVTHLGYALTFLATTGNTAPFIGLFGTVWGIMNSFHSIGLRGGANLAVVAPGISEALIATATGLAAAIPAVIGYNYFSNQVRVLESEMNNFSSDFLNIIERDLFKKAGYKK from the coding sequence ATGGTTTTAAACGCCGGGGCCATGGTGAAACTGGTCCTTTTTTTGCTATTGGCCTTTTCCATCCTTTCCTGGGCCATTATTTTTATGAAATACCGGATCATCCACAGGGCGCGAAAGGAAACCAATCTCTTTCAGGAGATATTCTGGAAAAGTAAAAGCCTGGCCGTGGCTTATAGTGAATCAAAAAACCTTCGTTACAGCCCGGTAGCCGAGGTTTTTCGGGTCGGCTATCAGGAGTTGGGAAGGCTCTACAAAATGCAACAAGAATCCGAGGAGAACGCCCAAAGGGAATCAACGGACATCTTATCTACCAACCTGGTTCGTTTTGAAAATATTCCCCGGGCCCTTAGGGCGGCCATGAATTCCCAAGTCACGCATCTGGGTTATGCCCTGACCTTTCTGGCCACCACGGGCAATACCGCTCCTTTTATAGGGCTCTTCGGTACCGTTTGGGGCATCATGAATTCATTTCATAGTATCGGTCTTCGGGGAGGGGCCAATCTGGCCGTAGTCGCTCCAGGGATCTCCGAGGCCTTGATCGCCACCGCCACCGGTTTGGCAGCCGCCATTCCAGCGGTTATCGGGTATAACTACTTTTCCAATCAGGTCCGGGTTCTGGAATCGGAGATGAATAATTTTTCTTCTGACTTTCTGAATATTATCGAGCGGGATCTTTTTAAAAAGGCCGGGTATAAGAAGTAA